DNA from Lagenorhynchus albirostris chromosome 3, mLagAlb1.1, whole genome shotgun sequence:
gccccctcccgcccccagtCTGGTCGCCCTTTTGCGAGTTCCTGACCCCTCCGCCCGCCCGGGGCCCCACACCACCTTTCTTTCCCTTGAGCTGCATCTCCGGTTCCTCCATGGTGGCTGCGGCCCTATTTCGAGGACAGGAACCGGAAGTCTGGGGTGGAGACAGCTGCCTAAACCATCCCTGGGAAACTGGGGCACCGCATTTCTCCAGTTCCGCTACTCATTGGCCTGCCCTCCTCGATCTTTAGTCTACCCAGACAGGAGAAGGGCTGTGAGTTACAGACTGGGGAAAGAGGCAATCGGCAGGTGGGTGAAGAGGGGCCGGGAACCCCTTGAAGCTCCAGGAGGGACACTCAGGCAGGGGAAGGGCGCCCTCCTTTACCGAACCCCTTTTCCGGGGGCATATTGGGGGAATACTCCACACAGTGCCCACTTCGGGCCGTATAAACTCCCTTCTTGTACCCCTCTGCTGCCACCAAATCCCTGCACACACTCCTGAGCCCCCAGGACCGCACAGGAGACATTGTTATGGACGGGGACGCCGTCTGTCCGAAGGTGGAGCCACTTGGCTCCGTCTGGGAAAACTTGTGGGTGGTATtgggagtgagggaggagaaGGTCAGGGAACTCTTGAGAGCCCTCTGACGCCCCGCCCACCCCTCCCGTTCCTACTAGGCTCCCTCCCGAGCGGCGGGGACGAGGAAGCGCAGGCGCAATTCCATAGCTCTTGCCTCAGCGGAAGCCACGCCCCCCAAGCCTTAAAGGGCcagaaacagctcatacagctccaGCCCTTCCGCGCTTtccgggggggcgggggcgcgcaGGCGCAGTGGAGGCACTCTGCGGTGTGGGTAGCGGTCGCGTATCAAGTTGCTCTCTGTCCCGGCAGAAGAAGCCAGGGCGCAGAGGGTCCAGGCTCCATTTTGCTACCCATTACATCAATTGGAAGAGAAAAGTTTGTGAGTTGGGCCCCCAAGTTTGGGGGGACCCGGGCTTGCGGCGTGGAGTGACAGAGGAGGCTCGTTGGAGGTGAGTGGACCTCCTGGATTGACTTGGGAGGGGCGGGTGGGATGCAACCAATCACATCTTTGTTGAGCCCTCACTCATTATAGGGATttccccccctcaaaaaaaaaaaacaaaaacacagcggACGTTTAAGATCTGCCCGTGTATCAGGCCTCCTGCTTAGATATTTACAGACATGATTTTTTTAGTCCTCCTTTCCCCCATTTTACtaatgaagacactgaggcttagagaaattaagcaaTGTGCCCAAGTTTTCACAGCCTATAAGTggagggattcaaacccagatggCTGACCCCAGAGCCAGGGCTTTTAAGCAGTGCATATTGTATGTGCTCTGGTGTTGGGGAGGAGTGGGCCTGAGAAGCAGTTGGACTCTGGTTTTAATTTCCTGGCTGAGTCTTAGTTTACCCACCCTCACTGTGTGAGGCCAGGTATGCAGTCAGTGCCTATTTAATGAGTTGTCAATAATTATTGCCATCTCTCCCTGTTTGGCCTTTCCACCAGCTTCCCCATGGAGCCCACCCAGCCTGCAGAGGATCTCAGCCTGACCCAGCAGCCTTCTACCCCAGAATTTGGGGACCCCGAAGACCCCAGGGGTGAGGCCCCTGACGGCTCAGACACTGTGGTCCTCAGTCTCTTCCCCTGCACCCCGGAGCCTGGGAATCCTGAACCAGATTCTGGTACCTCCTCACCTCAAGGTAGGATACTTACCCTGGACTCCTGCTTCTGGGATGCAAGAACGGTGGAATGTCAGGCCCAAGATGGGACTTCAGTCTTTTTGTCCTTGGATGTGTCTTCCATCTCCACCCTGTGAGGGgttgcttattatttttttaaattgtggtaaaattcacgtaacataaaagttaccattttaaccagAATTGCTTACAATTCAGTGGcagtaagtacattcacaatggtGTATAACTTCCACCTCTGTGTAgttctagaacatttccatcacccccagagGAAAACCCCagacccattagcagtcactccccattcccctcctccagcccttgGGAAGCAaaaatctgctttctgtttctatggatttgcctgttccggacatttcatataaacgggTTCATACAACATGTGGCCCTTCCCattctggctcctttcactcagcaagatgttttcaaggttcatccacattgtatgGTGTGTCAGTGCTTCATCCCTTTTATAGCTGAATGACATTCCACAGTATGGCTGGACCACatttagtttattcatttatgcattgatggacatttgggttgttctcCTTTTAGTGACTGAATAGTGCTGTTGTGAACATgcgtgtacaagtttttgtctgAACACATGATTTCAACTCTTtggggtagatacctaggagtggaattgctgggtcagatgatAATTCTGTTTGACTTATCAAGGACCCAAGGGTTTCTTTTGACTGGAATCCTTGAACATGTCTAACTCAGCTGCCCTGGGGCCTTCGTCCCTACCATTCCCTGTGTGAAATGCTCTTCCCACACCTCTCCCCAGGTTTCTTCAACTGGCCAAGCTCTCGTTTGGTGTTACCTCCTTGGAGTGACCCTCCCTGACCATTTTCTTTAAAAGGGACTCACCCTCTGCCCTCCCTTCTTTCCACCCCCTTCCACctgcttttcatttctcctgaacACGTATTTTAACTTAAGCTCTCATTCTATTTCTCCATTTCTGTCTGACTCCCCAACTTGTCCATGggccccttgagggcagggactgtctcGTTTGTGCAGAATCTTGCCAGGGGCGGAGGAGAAATCCACACCCTGGGTATCTGGGAGGATGGAGTGAGTGAACAGTGGAGCCACGCACTGTCTCTGGTAGTTCCAAGCCCCCAGGGTCTGGTCTGAAGCCCAAGACATACTGGGGAAtgaggggaaaccgaggccctttctctctctcccagcagGCAGCTCCCTAAAGCACTCCACGACCCTCACCAACCGGCAGCGGGGGAATGAGGTATCAGCCCTGCCGGCCACCTTGGACTGTGAGTGGGACCCCGGTCCCCATGGGGGAGAGAAGTAGTGGGCTGGCAGGGGCTAAGAGGAGCAACTTTGGACAAGGAATAAACTGGGGCATGGAGCTCAGATGGGACAGGTAAGGACTTTACCTCTCTCTGCCCCCCAGCCCTGTCCATCCACCAGCTCGCGGCCCAGGGGGAGCTGAGCCAACTGAAGGAGCATCTGAGGAAAGGTGTGTGCCCACGCTCGTGTGCCGGTGTGTCCGTGCCTGTGTGACCTCACATGCTGCTGGGTGCATGTGGCTGCTAACATGACCTGAGTCTCCACATGTGTACCTATGTCTGTACGTGTGTCTGAGCATGTCCGTGTGTGCATCCACATGTATGCTTCCCCGCCCCACATCTGACCCCagctgcctgccctgcccccaatTCTGCAGCATTGGGGAGAGTGGGCAGGGGTGCATCCCAGTGGTACCACCCCCCTCCTGCCAGGAGACAACCTCATCAACAAGCCGGACGAGCGAGGCTTCACCCCCCTCATCTGGGCCTCCGCCTTTGGAGAGATCGAGACCGTCCGCTTCTTGCTTGAATGGGTGCGTCCCAGCCCAGCTGGGGGCTTCCTGGGGACTCGAGGGCGGGCCAGGGTCTCAGCTGAGTCTGCTGGTGCTGTGTCTGTAAGATGGAGCTAACATGGAGACCCCAAGATTGCAGGGGATGCACCCACTCCTCCTTTTGCCCCCCTTCTGTCACTGTCCCCCTCTGTTCCCCCCAGGGTGCCGACCCCCACATCCTGGCCAAAGAGCGGGAGAGCGCCCTGTCACTGGCCAGCACAGGTGGCTACACAGACATTGTAGGGCTGCTGCTGGAGCGCGACGTGGACATCAACATCTATGACTGGGTAAGGTGCCACCCACCGGCCCTGGGCACCTCACAGGGTACCAGGCTGGCTCTGGGCGCTAAGAACGCAAGACAGACCCATCCCCAAGCCTCATAGAGCTCccagttttttttggggggggcggggataGCCGACACATAAACAGCTCAGGTATAGTGAATAAAACTATGTTGGCAGATACACAGACAGCTAGCTGCAAGAGCCCAGAGGCTGCCTATAGAGCCAAGGGAAGTCAGGatgggcttcctggaagaaggggCATCTAAGCTGAGGCCCAAAGGAGAAGCTAGATGGGCCTAGTGACAAGCAGAAGGAGGAACCATATTAAATTGGTGGGTGTGGGGTGTCGTGAGAATCTGGAAAAGATAGTGTTGCTTGCCCCCTACCCCTGTCCCTGACAGAATGGAGGGACACCACTTCTGTATGCCGTGCGTGGGAACCATGTGAAGTGCGTGGAGGCCTTGCTGGGTGAGTAGGAGTAGAGGCTAGCCTGAGGGGCCCTAGAGCCCCACGTGGCTCTGCAGGAATCCTGAGGGCCAGGGAGGGGTCTGAGCTCTGCTTGAACAGCTCTTGGGATGGGTGGCTGCTGCCTGCTTTGCCCAGAGGATTGATGTGGGGACAGGAGGTAGCAGGAATAGCACAGGGATCTGGCCGACTGGGTTGAAAACCCACATCCTGCGTGCCTCAGAGACCCCGGAGGTGGAGATTCTATTGGCCACATTCATCAGAGAGGTCAGGCTCTTGTCCAAGACCACACAGCAACCAGCAGACCTGTGGCTGCACAGTGGGTAGTCACTGGACCTCCCGAGTCCCCGTGCCCCACCCGGGCTCCCAgtccccaggcccagccctctCTGCAGTGTCTGCTCTGCTTTGCAGCCCGAGGAGCTGATCTCACCACTGAGGCAGACTCTGGCTACACCCCAATGGACCTCGCCGTGGCCCTGGGATATAGGAAAGGTCAGCCCGAGGCACATGGGGCTAGTGACAGGGGCCATAATGGGGGGACATATAGGCATTGAGAGGCCCAAAGGAGGCCCCCTGGCAGGGTGAGGATACCAGGAGGGCCACAGTTCACATGGCCATGGAGCCCAGCCCCCTCCACGGCGAGAGGTGGGTATGAGTAGGGGCTGTAGGCAGACCCCAGTTTGACTCCCCACTTCAGAAAATGGGGGGATCCTAACAGAACTGACCCCCTGGGGTCATGTGGGGGTGTGTGGGAAATATCCCACTCCTTCCTTGAAGGAGTTTTATTCCATTTGAGACAAGTAATTCCTCACAGTCCCTCTCATCTTTTCATAAAAGTTCAAATTGGACAATTTTATTTGGtaaggaatatttttataattctgaaAAGCCTCCAAAAATGCATCTTTACAACTCAGGGGAAATAGAGGCTCCTAAGAGGGGGGCCTCTGTCTTCCCAGCTGTGCTCTGGCAAGGGCTTGGACTTCCCTGTGTATGAAATGGGTCCTCCATCCAGGTCCCAGGGCTGAGGCCCCTGTTCTTACCCTGAGGGGAAGGTACAGGTTGGCCTGTGCCTCTGCAGCCGCTGTTAAGTTCATGGCCCACCTTTTCCCTGTTCTGTTTCCAGTGCAACAGGTGATCGAGAACCACATCCTTAAACTCTTCCAGAGCAACCTGGTGCCCGCCACCCCTGAGTGAACACCGTCTGCCAGGGACTCAGACACTCAGGGAACAAAATGGTCGACCCAGAGCTGGGGGAACCCAGAACTGGCTTCAAAGGCAGCTCCTGGACAGACGGTGGGAGGGGGCCCTTTCCAAGAGGAAACAATAAACCTTCTGTGCAGAACTTGAAGGACTTCACTGTGCTTCCCAGagaacttcctggaggaggcagccACCCAGTGGCCTCACACCTTCTTCTCCCCTAGCACCCGCAGGTGGTAGATGACCACTCGGCCAAAGAAATCAGTGGCGtcctcaaatgtcactttcagCCGGTCCACCTCAGCAGATGGCACAGGGAAAGTGTAAGCAGGGCAGTCAAGGGAAACAGATGCCTTATCTTTTCCCACCCACCAGCCCCAGCTCAGGTACTACAAATGTGCTGGGTGAC
Protein-coding regions in this window:
- the RFXANK gene encoding DNA-binding protein RFXANK isoform X2, whose translation is MEPTQPAEDLSLTQQPSTPEFGDPEDPRGEAPDGSDTVVLSLFPCTPEPGNPEPDSGTSSPQGSSLKHSTTLTNRQRGNEVSALPATLDSLSIHQLAAQGELSQLKEHLRKGDNLINKPDERGFTPLIWASAFGEIETVRFLLEWGADPHILAKERESALSLASTGGYTDIVGLLLERDVDINIYDWNGGTPLLYAVRGNHVKCVEALLARGADLTTEADSGYTPMDLAVALGYRKVQQVIENHILKLFQSNLVPATPE
- the RFXANK gene encoding DNA-binding protein RFXANK isoform X1, whose protein sequence is MEPTQPAEDLSLTQQPSTPEFGDPEDPRGEAPDGSDTVVLSLFPCTPEPGNPEPDSGTSSPQAGSSLKHSTTLTNRQRGNEVSALPATLDSLSIHQLAAQGELSQLKEHLRKGDNLINKPDERGFTPLIWASAFGEIETVRFLLEWGADPHILAKERESALSLASTGGYTDIVGLLLERDVDINIYDWNGGTPLLYAVRGNHVKCVEALLARGADLTTEADSGYTPMDLAVALGYRKVQQVIENHILKLFQSNLVPATPE
- the RFXANK gene encoding DNA-binding protein RFXANK isoform X3, translated to MEPTQPAEDLSLTQQPSTPEFGDPEDPRGEAPDGSDTVVLSLFPCTPEPGNPEPDSGTSSPQAGSSLKHSTTLTNRQRGNEVSALPATLDSLSIHQLAAQGELSQLKEHLRKGDNLINKPDERGFTPLIWASAFGEIETVRFLLEWGADPHILAKERESALSLASTGGYTDIVGLLLERDVDINIYDWNGGTPLLYAVRGNHVKCVEALLVQQVIENHILKLFQSNLVPATPE